One genomic region from Chrysemys picta bellii isolate R12L10 chromosome 16, ASM1138683v2, whole genome shotgun sequence encodes:
- the LOC101946610 gene encoding monocarboxylate transporter 13-like, whose product MADPTCREPPDGGWGWMVVLAGFLQSALVFGVIRSFGVFFMEFVGYFGELAGRVSWVTSIGIAVLQLGGPVSSALSTQYGARPVVMVGGLLSGLGMLLASFATSLTHLYLSIGLLSGLGWALVFTPSVASVAQYFAKRRTFATGLAVSGAGLASFAFSPLFQLLVDTYAWRGALLVVASISFNLVAAGALLRPLETEGNKASAPEAGWLWLPAFSSLCQPRLACHRPFLLFAAAFVLVDTGYYVPYVHLVPHARELGFDEYRAAFLLSSAAVADLCGRVAGGWLADRFAVRLVHSLILWTVLTGLSMVLLPLGQSYSLLMGLCICYGFCAGALVPLQFSGMAEIVGTGRIMEGIGLMQMMESAGSLVGAPLSGWLRDMTGDYTASFIVAGAFLLAGSLLLLALPNYFSCPMDSTTEEETMGDP is encoded by the exons ATGGCAGACCCCACGTGCCGCGAGCCCCCcgatgggggctggggctggatggTGGTGCTGGCCGGCTTCCTCCAGTCGGCACTGGTTTTCGGGGTGATCCGCTCCTTCGGCGTCTTCTTCATGGAGTTTGTGGGGTACTTCGGAGAGCTGGCGGGACGTGTCTCATGGGTCACCTCCATCGGGATCGCGGTGCTGCAGCTAGGGG GTCCGGTGAGCAGCGCCCTCAGCACCCAGTACGGCGCCCGCCCCGTGGTGATGGTCGGGGGCCTCCTCTCGGGGCTGGGCATGCTCCTGGCTTCCTTCGCCACCAGCCTGACCCACCTGTACCTGAGCATCGGGCTGCTCTCAG ggctgggctgggccttgGTTTTCACCCCTTCCGTGGCTTCTGTGGCCCAGTACTTCGCCAAGCGGCGGACCTTCGCCACGGGCCTGGCTGTCTCGGGGGCGGGCCTGGCCTCCTTCGCCTTCTCCCCACTCTTCCAGCTGCTGGTGGACACCTACGCCTGGCGGGGAGCCCTCCTGGTGGTGGCCAGCATCTCCTTCAACCTGGTGGCCGCCGGGGCTCTGCTGCGGCCGTTGGAGACAGAGGGTAACAAGGCGTCCGCGCCGGAGGCGGGGTGGCTGTGGCTGCCAGCCTTCTCCTCCCTCTGCCAGCCACGCCTGGCCTGCCACAGGCCCTTCCTCCTGTTCGCTGCGGCCTTCGTCCTGGTGGACACCGGCTACTACGTACCCTACGTCCACCTGGTGCCCCACGCCCGGGAGCTGGGCTTTGACGAATACCGAGCCGCCTTTCTCCTGTCCTCGGCCGCTGTGGCTGACCTGTGCGGCCGCGTGGCGGGTGGCTGGCTGGCCGACCGCTTCGCCGTCCGCCTGGTCCACAGCCTGATCCTCTGGACCGTCCTGACGGGCCTCTCCATGGTGCTGCTGCCGCTGGGGCAGAGCTACTCCCTCCTGATGGGCCTCTGCATCTGCTACGGCTTCTGCGCCGGTGCCCTGGTGCCCCTCCAGTTTTCCGGCATGGCGGAGATTGTGGGAACGGGGCGCATCATGGAGGGGATTGGGCTCATGCAAATGATGGAAAGTGCTGGCTCCCTCGTGGGGGCCCCTCTGTCTG GTTGGCTGCGGGACATGACTGGGGACTACACGGCCTCTTTCATTGTAGCAGGGGCTTTTCTCCTCGCTGGAAGTTTGCTCCTTCTTGCCCTGCCAAATTATTTCTCCTGCCCCATGGACTCGACAACTGAGGAGGAGACCATGGGGGACCCCTGA